From the genome of Miscanthus floridulus cultivar M001 chromosome 10, ASM1932011v1, whole genome shotgun sequence, one region includes:
- the LOC136486248 gene encoding probable carboxylesterase 17 translates to MAQASPNRTVVEEVTGWLRIYSDGTVERLTPPGGEPFTDIVPPYTEPRAGVTVHDVATDRGIEVRLYLQEPAAGGSRRPVLVHFHGGGFCVSRPTWALYHNFYAPLTAKLKVAGIVSVYLPLAPEHRLPAAIDAGHDALLWLRDVACGKNVAYSAPVERLRKAADFSRVILIGDSSGGNLVHLVAARAGRDGMGALHPVKLAGGVLLHPGFAREKKSRSELENPPSPFLTQEMVDKFLALGLPLGDTKDSPYTSPELAAKAVEHVAMPPLLLMVAEKDLLRDPQVDYGKAMVLAGKEVETKVSRGAVTHIFYLNFLAVKSDRLTSMRTKELIHAIKNFINHH, encoded by the coding sequence ATGGCGCAGGCCAGCCCAAACAGGACGGTCGTCGAGGAAGTAACAGGCTGGCTCCGCATCTACTCCGACGGCACCGTCGAGCGGCTGACACCGCCGGGAGGGGAGCCTTTCACCGACATCGTCCCACCGTACACGGAGCCACGCGCCGGCGTGACCGTCCACGACGTCGCCACCGACCGCGGCATCGAAGTCCGTCTCTACCTACAGGAGCCGGCTGCAGGTGGATCCCGGCGACCTGTCCTCGTCCACTTCCACGGCGGCGGCTTCTGCGTCTCCCGCCCTACGTGGGCGCTCTACCACAACTTCTACGCTCCTCTCACCGCCAAGCTAAAAGTCGCCGGCATCGTCTCCGTCTACCTCCCGCTCGCGCCCGAGCACCGCCTTCCAGCTGCCATCGACGCCGGCCACGACGCGCTTCTCTGGCTCCGCGACGTCGCGTGCGGCAAGAACGTCGCTTACTCTGCACCGGTGGAACGTCTCCGGAAGGCAGCCGACTTCTCCCGTGTAATCCTCATCGGCGACAGTTCTGGCGGCAACCTTGTGCACCTCGTAGCCGCACGTGCTGGCAGGGACGGCATGGGTGCTCTCCACCCGGTGAAGCTCGCCGGCGGGGTGCTCCTCCATCCGGGCTTCGCCCGGGAGAAGAAGAGCCGGTCGGAGCTTGAGAACCCTCCGAGCCCGTTCTTGACCCAGGAGATGGTGGACAAGTTCCTGGCGCTTGGATTGCCGCTGGGGGACACTAAGGACAGCCCCTACACGTCCCCGGAGCTCGCAGCCAAGGCAGTCGAACATGTTGCGATGCCGCCATTGCTGCTCATGGTTGCAGAAAAGGATTTGCTTCGTGATCCGCAGGTGGATTATGGAAAGGCCATGGTGCTTGCTGGGAAGGAGGTGGAGACGAAGGTCAGTAGAGGAGCGGTAACGCACATCTTCTACCTCAACTTTTTAGCGGTGAAGTCAGATCGGCTTACATCGATGCGAACAAAGGAGTTAATTCATGCGATCAAAAACTTCATCAATCACCATTGA